The Candidatus Binatia bacterium DNA segment GCAGGTCCGCCCTCTTGTAAGTCGCCGCGCGGCGGCCGAAACCGATCGTCAGGATGTCCTCCTCCATTCCCGCGTCCGTTTCGCGGTTAACATGCTCGAGCAACTGCCGCTTGGCTTCGGCGTGGGCTTGCCATACTTCTTGCCGGGGAATGGTCAGCGCGTATCTGAGGCTGAAGTTGTCCTGTCTCCAACCGGGGATGTAGCGGTCGTAGAGCTCTTGAAAAGCTTTCGCGGTCCAGGTCTGCGCATGGACTCCGTTGGTGATCGCGTCGATGTTGTAGCGGGCGAACATCAAGCGCGAGATCTCTCCATGTCTCTTGGCCACGCCGTTGATGTAGTGAGTCATGTTAAAACCCAGGAAGGTCATGTCGAGCGTGTCGCCGCAGAAAACCAGGTCCTTGATGTCGATCATGGCCTGGAGCCCGCCGAGGACGCGTTCCGCCAGATCTTTCGGAAACCGATCGTGTCCCGACGGCACGGGGGTATGCGTCGTGAAAACGCACTGCCTTCTCACCGCCTCGATGTCACGGTGGGTAATCGTCCGCCGGCCTTCTTTTCTGGCCGCTTCGTCCAACAATTCCAGAACCAGGAGGCTCGCGTGCCCCTCGTTCATATGGAATCGCTCAATCTCTTCGTACCCGAGAGCTCTCAGCATTCTCACTCCGCCGATGCCGAGGATGGCTTCCTGGCACAACCGATAATGCTGGCCTCCGCCGTAAAGAAAGTGCGTGAGCGCTCTATCCCACTCGGAATTCTCCGGCAGGTCGGCATCGAGGAAATAGACCGGCACAACGGCGCCGGCGGCGCCGTGGACCTCCCGCTTCCAAGCGCAAAGCTGAACGTTCCGCCCTTCGATCGCCACGGACGTCCTCTGCGGCATCTCGGTCAGAAAGTCTTCTACCCGCCAATTCACCGGCTCTTCGATCTGCCAGCCGCTCGGGTCGATCTTTTGGCGAAAATATCCCCGGCGATAAAGCAATGTGAGCGCAACCACCGGCACCTTGAGATCGGCGGCGGCGCGAATCGTATCTCCGGCGAGCACGCCCAGTCCGCCGCTGTAGGTCGGCATCCCGGACTCGATTGCGACCTCCATGGAAAAATAAGCTATCTTACGTTCGTCGTTCACGTTACGAATCTCCGACGC contains these protein-coding regions:
- the glgP gene encoding alpha-glucan family phosphorylase; amino-acid sequence: MNDERKIAYFSMEVAIESGMPTYSGGLGVLAGDTIRAAADLKVPVVALTLLYRRGYFRQKIDPSGWQIEEPVNWRVEDFLTEMPQRTSVAIEGRNVQLCAWKREVHGAAGAVVPVYFLDADLPENSEWDRALTHFLYGGGQHYRLCQEAILGIGGVRMLRALGYEEIERFHMNEGHASLLVLELLDEAARKEGRRTITHRDIEAVRRQCVFTTHTPVPSGHDRFPKDLAERVLGGLQAMIDIKDLVFCGDTLDMTFLGFNMTHYINGVAKRHGEISRLMFARYNIDAITNGVHAQTWTAKAFQELYDRYIPGWRQDNFSLRYALTIPRQEVWQAHAEAKRQLLEHVNRETDAGMEEDILTIGFGRRAATYKRADLLFQDLGKLKAIRAAAGPFQVVYAGKAHPQDLGAKKLIQRIFQVKDILRQDVKIAYLEDYDLERGRLMTSGVDVWLNTPQPPLEASGTSGMKAALNGVPSLSVLDGWWIEGCIEGVTGWAIGDHGRVIGEGGDRSDDASSLYDELEHVVIPMFYNERNRFIDIMVHAMALNGSFFNTHRMIQQYVLKAYF